The genomic stretch AGCACCCGGCTCATGATTATCACAATGTCGGAACCTACACGGTCAGCCTTTTTGTTGAAGATTCACTAGGTTGCAGGGATACAAGCCAAGTCTCCAACATGATAAATGTGTTGGTCGGCATCCAAGAAGATAACAAAACCAGCCTCTTCCTCGTCTATCCAAATCCAGTGAAGAACGAACTGGTGGTGCGCACAGCCTCCGTTTGCCGCGATTGCCGTATTCAACTCATCAGCAGCGAAGGCCGGGTAGTGTGGGATGAAATGTTTAACCAGCAGGAGCTACGCATGCACCGAGGTGAGCTGTCTGCCGGGACTTATGTGCTGCGGTTTGTAGGAACAAAAGGGAATGTAGCGGTGAGGAAAGTTGTGTTGGAGTAAAATAAGTTCATCCGCAGCCCGGACTTTCCAAATTATAAACTTCGGCAAAATGTCGCGAAAGATAGCCGTCACTCGGCACAGTCGGACGACTGAGGGAAGACACGCTCGAAGCCGTTGACGCCCTGGCCAGCCTCGGCTACGAACCGGAATTCGGAGCGCCCCCCTGAAACGCCTCATGCAGCGCGAAATCCTCAACGACCTCTCCAAGCGCATTCTCTCCGACAACATCAGCCCCGAAGGTAGATCATCGTGGACTACATGGGCGGGAACATCGTGCTTCGGCAACCGGATACTTCGTAATGTTGATGTTAGTTTTTGAGTGTTGAGTAGAGAGCGGAGATGCGGGAGTCGTGCAGCTTTTTTTGATGTCTTTTCTGATTTGGAAAGTTGTATTTTTGTTCGAGGATGAGCGGTAGTGATTTGTGAAAAGGCACAAGCGAATGCCCACACTGAAAGCAAAAAGAGAGTCTAAAAATTCGATAGTACTAAAAACTAAGTATTCACCGCTAAATTTTCCTTGGCTATGTCAAATCTTACCAGTGAATCTACTCAAGCCAAAAATGGCTTTGTGGGATCGAATGAGCTGCTCAAGCTTGTAATACAAAAGCTTTCCAGCCAAATACTTCTTTACGGCCTTGGTATGGCCATCCTTCTTATTGTGGCAGTGATGGTTGTTGGTAAGGAGTATTTAGCCGTTATCGGTAGCATGTTTTTCGTTTTCCTCGTTACCATAATTGGTTATTTATTTTTCGAGGGTAAGAAGCGCATAGAACAAGCTGATCCAAAAACACTGAATCAACTGGTAACTGCTCAAATGAGCACCATCAAACACAGTGAAGGGGCGAATGGAATGAAACTCTGGACAACTCGAAAAATACCTTCCATAAGCACCCGCGATATTTCCACAAGGGCAAAAGATGCATCATTCAAGGTAGGAGACAAGATCATAATCCATTTTCAGCCTGACAGGGATGGCTACCTTACCTTACTAAACATTGGGACCAGTGGAGATATGACTACCCTTTTCCCTAATTCCCTTCAACGAAGCAACATGGTGTTGGCTAATAGGGAATATACCATTCCTCGGCCTGAGGATGATTTCGAATATATATTACAGGGACCAAGTGGAAAAGAGAAACTTAAGGCCATATTGACTAACGAGAACATCGAACTGATGGAGGATAAGCTGGATGACCAAGGAAATTTATTTAAAACGGTTAATGCTGGCCTGGCTGCCCGAAATATCGGGATAATCAAGAAAAAGGTTTCAGACCTACCTTCGGAAGCCTGGACTGAAACGTCATGTGAATTTGAGGTTGCAGAATAACACAACTCCTAAATAATTATCAATCATGAAAACCTGTTCATCTTGCGGCCATGTCAATCCAGATGAGGCCAAATTCTGCGGCAAATGTGGTAATACACTCTCTGAGCCAAAAACCCAAGTACCCCCTCAAACCCATTCCGGGGCTCGAGCCTATTCTTCACCCACTAATGCTTCTAACCCGGAACCAGTTTCGGACGAACTTAAATGGGGTATCATCATAGCAACGATTCCCTTTTTCCCCTTGGGCATAATCATGGGTATTATTTACATGAATGATCAAAACCCTCAAAAAAAGGCAGTTGGTAAAACTTGGCTTTGGGTGGGTCTTGGTAGTGTTGTATTGGCTTGTTATTCCTTAGGCCAAATTAACAGCTGGTAGGTGCAAGTACTCCAGTATATATTCCGGCTCTTTTGCCATCAGTTGCCCTCAAGAATGCCCGTATATGCCGGTGAGTCGTTTCCCGTGTGTTTCAGGTGTGGAGGTATTTACCTCGGAATTATATGCGGTTATCTGTTTTGGAAATTAACCAAGTCTTCAATGCCCGGATTGAAATCATTGTGGATAGTTGGACTTACCATTCCTTTGACCATTGACGGTACTGCTAATTATTTGGAGGTGTGGGATTCTCATGGTTGGCTCCGGGCCTTGACGGGACTTCTGATGGGTGTCTCATTGCCCCAGTTTCTTGCGCTATTGAAAGCCAACGATTCCAAACCCATAACTTATTGGAAAATGTCACTGGCAGTATTGATGTCCCTGAGTATGGGACTAATGTTTATCTACTTGCTGGTAGCCCCTCCGAACGCCACTATTTTCAATTTACTTGCTTTCATTGTTGCCATGGCTTTATTCAGCTTTCTGACAGATTTGATTGTGCAATGTCCCTTTTTTAAAATTAAATCCCCCGTGAAACTCCCAGTAAAAATTTTAAAATATGGAAGATTCTCAACCCGTAATTGATTCATCATCATCCTATGCCTTAATTATTGGCATTGGAAGTTATGCAGATTCAACGCTAAACTTGAAATGCACAAAAGCGGATGCGATGGCCTTTTATAATCTATTGTTGAATAATGCACATGCAGGCTTCAAACCGGAAAACGTGAAGCTTTTGCTTGACCAGGATGCTACACTTCTAAATTTAAAAAAAGCGGTGAGCGGCTGGCTGTTTCAAAATGCCAGCACTGAGTCTACGGTTGTGGTTTATTTTGCAGGACATGGCGGACAAGAACCGGATAAGGTAGGCAGTGAAAAGGATGGATTGGCCAAATATCTCTTGCCCTATGACTGCGATAAAACCGACTTGTTTTCATCGGCACTTTCAAATATAGAGTTCGATAGGTTACTAAAAACCATCAAGGCCAGGCGCCTTGTATTTTTTATGGATGCTTGCCACTCCGGAGGATTGTCCCGCTCAGGGTCACGTTCGATCGGTATAGTGGAGGACGTCACCAAAAAACTCGCGGAAGGAGAAGGACGTTTGGTTATTGCTTCTGCCAAACCGAATCAACTTTCGTGGGAGGATGAGAAAATCGGCCATGGAATCTTTACCTATCATTTACTGGAAGCATTGGAAGGTAAGGCTGATACTGATGGCGATGGATATGTATCTATTATAGAAGTGTATAAATATCTTGAACAGAAAGTTCCTCTCAGTGTGCGCCAGCGAGCTGATAGTCTCCAGGAGCCTCAATTGTGGGGAGATCTGACTAAAGACATTTTTCTAACCGCCAATGCGGATTTGGTGAAACAAAAGAAAGCAGAAATTCTTCATGAGATAGAAGAAAGGCGAAAAGCAAATCGTGAAAAACAAAAGCAGTTATTTGAATTATTTGAAACTGGAAAAATGGGAAGCGATATTTACAGCGAATCGCTCAACCTGCTTTCAAAGGATGCAGAATCATATAATGGCCAGGAGAAAAGACTCATTTCCTTGTTGCAGGCGGTTTTGAAAGATGCAATTTCCGTTGAAACATATATGGATATGCGTGAGACAATTATGAGCATTCCGGAAACTGTTAAGGAACGCGGAGTTCATCAGCAAACCCAACCATCATTTTCCACCGTCTTCTGCACTAATTGTGGCGCCCGGCTTTCGACAGGTCTTTCCTTCTGTACGAATTGTGGTAAGCGAACGGGATAAAATCCGAATCTATCCCTGCCAGTCGCTTGGCTCCCGCCAGGTGGCGACTATGTTTAGCCTCTGGCTATAAATGTATAGACTGTGGCAAAATGCCGCATAACGTAGCTATTACTCGGCACAACCGAGCGACCTGGGTGAAAATCTACATTTAATCAGAAACGAAATACTTTACCTTTGGCGTTAGTAACGAAATAGCTTGGTATGATAATCTCCTTTGAAATTAAGAAATATAAACGGGATGCAGCCTGAAGCGGCCCTCAGTCTTCTGTCATAACACCATGTCATTTCAGAAGCAAGAACGGCATTGACCGGGAAATCACTCCCGAAGGGCCAGCCTCGGTTACGAACCCCAATTCGGTGTGTGCTCACTAAAACGCCTCATGCAGCGTGAAATCCTCCACGACCAATTCAGGCCCATCCTTCCGGCAACTATACCGATCAGGCTCCCGTATGGGTGACGAATACCTTAATCGGATTTTGGTCTCAGTTGGCTCAGTACTTTCCAGGCTGTGATCTTTGGAATTTATAGTAACGTGCAATAGCCAACAACCTACCGTGAAACCATCCGTAACTCTGATTGATCGAGCAACCGGGAAGGGCTTGTTTCTTGATAAGGAAACTTCTAACTTTGTAATTAATAAACACCATTGCAATGGCCTGAAGGTTTAATATAGAATTTTCGCAAGAAGTGTTGGACTTTCTGGATCAACTGGAGGAAAAGGCACGAGATAAGATTTTATTCAATGTTGATAAGGTCAAGATTGAGAATGACCCGAAGCGCTTTAAAAGGTTGAATAAAGATATTGGGGAATTCAGAACTCTTTATGCCAAGAAACAATATCGGCTCTTTGCCTTTTGGGACAAGTCCGACAACCAAGTTACCATAGTGGTGGCTACACATGGGATTATTAAGAAAACCCAAAAGACACCCAGGAAAGAAATAGACAAGGCCCTTCTAATGATGAAGGAATACTTTAATGCTAAAAAGTAGGAATTATGAAAACATTCAGCTTTGAGGAAGTGAAAGACCGTTACCTCGGCAAAAGAGGAACTGAAAAACGGGAAAAATACGAATATGAAGTAAGGCTTGACCTAATTGGCGAGGCGATTAAAAAAGCCCGGAAAGAACGGAATTTGACGCAGGAGCAATTAGGTGAACTTGTCGGAGTCAAGAAAGCACAAATTTCAAAAATCGAAAATAACCTGACGGACGCCCGGTTCGAAACTATTCTAAAAGTGTTCCGAGCCTTGAATGCCAAAATCAGCTTTAATGTGGAGTTGCTGAATGATAAGCTAAGCTTGACGTAATATTCGCCAGGCTCTTGGCTTCTTCCAAAG from Bacteroidia bacterium encodes the following:
- a CDS encoding helix-turn-helix transcriptional regulator; its protein translation is MKTFSFEEVKDRYLGKRGTEKREKYEYEVRLDLIGEAIKKARKERNLTQEQLGELVGVKKAQISKIENNLTDARFETILKVFRALNAKISFNVELLNDKLSLT
- a CDS encoding DUF4384 domain-containing protein yields the protein MSNLTSESTQAKNGFVGSNELLKLVIQKLSSQILLYGLGMAILLIVAVMVVGKEYLAVIGSMFFVFLVTIIGYLFFEGKKRIEQADPKTLNQLVTAQMSTIKHSEGANGMKLWTTRKIPSISTRDISTRAKDASFKVGDKIIIHFQPDRDGYLTLLNIGTSGDMTTLFPNSLQRSNMVLANREYTIPRPEDDFEYILQGPSGKEKLKAILTNENIELMEDKLDDQGNLFKTVNAGLAARNIGIIKKKVSDLPSEAWTETSCEFEVAE
- a CDS encoding DUF2085 domain-containing protein, with amino-acid sequence MQVLQYIFRLFCHQLPSRMPVYAGESFPVCFRCGGIYLGIICGYLFWKLTKSSMPGLKSLWIVGLTIPLTIDGTANYLEVWDSHGWLRALTGLLMGVSLPQFLALLKANDSKPITYWKMSLAVLMSLSMGLMFIYLLVAPPNATIFNLLAFIVAMALFSFLTDLIVQCPFFKIKSPVKLPVKILKYGRFSTRN
- a CDS encoding caspase family protein → MEDSQPVIDSSSSYALIIGIGSYADSTLNLKCTKADAMAFYNLLLNNAHAGFKPENVKLLLDQDATLLNLKKAVSGWLFQNASTESTVVVYFAGHGGQEPDKVGSEKDGLAKYLLPYDCDKTDLFSSALSNIEFDRLLKTIKARRLVFFMDACHSGGLSRSGSRSIGIVEDVTKKLAEGEGRLVIASAKPNQLSWEDEKIGHGIFTYHLLEALEGKADTDGDGYVSIIEVYKYLEQKVPLSVRQRADSLQEPQLWGDLTKDIFLTANADLVKQKKAEILHEIEERRKANREKQKQLFELFETGKMGSDIYSESLNLLSKDAESYNGQEKRLISLLQAVLKDAISVETYMDMRETIMSIPETVKERGVHQQTQPSFSTVFCTNCGARLSTGLSFCTNCGKRTG
- a CDS encoding zinc ribbon domain-containing protein; this translates as MKTCSSCGHVNPDEAKFCGKCGNTLSEPKTQVPPQTHSGARAYSSPTNASNPEPVSDELKWGIIIATIPFFPLGIIMGIIYMNDQNPQKKAVGKTWLWVGLGSVVLACYSLGQINSW
- a CDS encoding type II toxin-antitoxin system RelE/ParE family toxin, whose product is MLDFLDQLEEKARDKILFNVDKVKIENDPKRFKRLNKDIGEFRTLYAKKQYRLFAFWDKSDNQVTIVVATHGIIKKTQKTPRKEIDKALLMMKEYFNAKK